Sequence from the Oncorhynchus keta strain PuntledgeMale-10-30-2019 unplaced genomic scaffold, Oket_V2 Un_contig_26939_pilon_pilon, whole genome shotgun sequence genome:
GGGCAAAGACCTCAAGAGCATCTCTGAGATTGAGGAGACTGGAGACCACTTCAAGGTGACTGTCACCACGGGGACAAAGATCCTCACCAACTCCTTCACCATTGGCCAGGAGACGGAGCTCGAGTCGCCGACCGGGGGGATGGTCAATGTGGGTGGCGCATGTCACAACCCAACCATGAGTTTCATACATGTAGCCTGGGTTTATCCATCTCCCTACATATACAGCCAGTATCTAACTAAACTATAAGTTCAGCTGATATGGGGTCACTATGGTTAGTTCAGGTCCCAGTGATGTTGTGGGAGGACTGACTTTCGTTGGCAGAATCTCCTCTGCTCTTCAGGGACTGGGCGCACAGTTATGTCTCAAAACCAACACACACCTGATGCACACTGTCACACTTTTTTCTTCTCCATATATGGCCATCCAACTTGGGcctgttggtgaccactgctttcAGATCTAACCGTTGACCTCTCCTGTTTCAGGCTGTGGTGATGAGGGAAGGTAACAAGCTGACGGCCATCCTGAATGGGATCGAATATGTCACAGAACTTACAGACGCAAACACCCTCGTCAACGTGAGTCTGGGGCATATGGCTGGGGGTTTCACGACGCGACACAATTTCAGGGTTATT
This genomic interval carries:
- the LOC127922737 gene encoding fatty acid binding protein 1-B.1-like gives rise to the protein YQMESHENFESFMEAVGLPDELIQEGKDLKSISEIEETGDHFKVTVTTGTKILTNSFTIGQETELESPTGGMVNAVVMREGNKLTAILNGIEYVTELTDANTLVNTMTLSGMSYKRTSKRM